Proteins encoded in a region of the Sulfurospirillum arsenophilum NBRC 109478 genome:
- a CDS encoding peptidylprolyl isomerase, whose protein sequence is MSKLKTYDYTKEQLNAFQYAIIKTEKGDIVIKLNPEETPIAVANFATLANDKFYDGLIFHRVIKNFMAQGGCPSGRGTGGPGWNIACECKGQKSKHKRGSLSMAHAGPNTGGSQFFICFVDCPHLDGVHTVFGAIAKDDKESFKVLDSIAQNDKMITIEIKDKL, encoded by the coding sequence ATGAGCAAACTAAAAACATACGACTACACGAAAGAGCAATTAAATGCTTTTCAATACGCTATTATCAAAACAGAAAAAGGCGATATTGTTATTAAGCTAAACCCTGAAGAAACGCCTATTGCAGTTGCGAACTTCGCAACACTTGCAAACGATAAATTCTACGATGGTTTGATCTTCCACCGTGTTATCAAAAACTTTATGGCACAAGGCGGTTGTCCAAGTGGTCGAGGAACTGGCGGTCCTGGTTGGAACATTGCATGTGAATGTAAAGGTCAAAAAAGCAAACACAAACGTGGTAGCCTTTCAATGGCACACGCTGGCCCAAATACGGGAGGAAGTCAATTCTTTATCTGCTTTGTGGATTGCCCTCATTTAGATGGCGTACACACTGTCTTTGGCGCAATCGCGAAAGATGACAAAGAGAGCTTTAAAGTACTTGACAGTATCGCTCAAAATGACAAAATGATCACGATCGAGATCAAAGATAAACTCTAA
- a CDS encoding LexA family transcriptional regulator encodes MPDILAVLHKVKDILSQELGERKVFDKDVAEALGINQLTLATMKNRAKIPYKEILEFCAKRKISINWLLFDQIVESLQAETDKFARVHYFRDIYASAGGGALNEDEASEMMYLDDEIVQKLGGIGMVKHIQAINVLGDSMEPTLFSGDVVFINKEYTNALKSGIYVVSTPVGLFIKRLQLHANGTVALVSDNEAYAPELINANDVQVIGKVVGKLSANV; translated from the coding sequence ATGCCAGATATTTTAGCTGTTTTACATAAAGTTAAAGATATTCTCTCCCAAGAGTTGGGTGAACGCAAAGTATTTGATAAAGATGTGGCTGAAGCACTTGGTATAAACCAGCTAACCCTTGCTACTATGAAAAATCGTGCCAAAATTCCATATAAAGAGATCCTTGAATTTTGCGCTAAACGTAAAATATCCATTAATTGGCTTTTGTTTGATCAAATCGTTGAAAGTTTACAAGCAGAGACCGATAAATTTGCGCGTGTGCATTACTTTAGAGATATTTATGCCTCAGCAGGTGGTGGTGCTCTTAATGAAGATGAAGCGAGTGAGATGATGTATCTTGATGATGAAATTGTTCAAAAACTTGGTGGCATTGGAATGGTAAAGCATATTCAAGCTATTAATGTCTTGGGTGACTCCATGGAGCCAACACTTTTTAGTGGCGATGTTGTTTTCATCAACAAAGAGTATACCAATGCTTTAAAATCTGGAATTTATGTTGTTTCCACTCCTGTTGGTCTTTTTATCAAACGTCTTCAACTTCATGCCAATGGCACGGTAGCACTCGTCTCTGATAATGAAGCGTATGCACCAGAATTGATTAATGCGAATGATGTTCAGGTGATTGGAAAAGTGGTGGGTAAGCTATCTGCCAATGTATAA
- a CDS encoding DedA family protein — protein MEDILSSLSTYGYIILFAYSFGGGMIAIIAAGVLAYAGKMDLTTSIVVAAFANVIGSSFLFYMGRYNKKALMPYIKAHRRKLALSHILMKKYGDKIIFIQKFIYGLKTLVPMTIGLTKYPQAKFHLLNTISAVAWAVILGIGSFMAGELLMRIAAYFSDNTFLAPLILFSIIGLIWFYFQTATKKKN, from the coding sequence GTGGAAGATATTCTTAGCTCTCTCTCAACGTATGGTTATATTATATTATTTGCATATTCTTTTGGCGGCGGTATGATAGCGATCATCGCCGCAGGAGTACTTGCTTATGCAGGCAAGATGGATCTTACAACCTCGATCGTTGTCGCGGCCTTTGCAAACGTCATTGGTAGCTCTTTTTTATTTTACATGGGACGCTACAATAAAAAAGCACTGATGCCCTACATCAAAGCACATAGACGAAAATTAGCATTGAGCCACATTTTGATGAAAAAATACGGCGATAAGATCATTTTCATTCAAAAATTTATTTATGGACTCAAAACTTTGGTACCTATGACCATTGGGCTTACGAAATACCCACAAGCGAAATTTCATTTGCTCAATACAATCTCGGCCGTTGCTTGGGCCGTGATTTTGGGTATTGGTAGTTTTATGGCAGGTGAGCTTTTAATGCGCATTGCTGCTTATTTTTCAGATAATACTTTTTTAGCTCCACTGATTTTATTTTCAATCATTGGATTGATTTGGTTTTACTTCCAAACAGCTACTAAAAAGAAGAATTAA
- a CDS encoding lipid-binding SYLF domain-containing protein: MMKKIWLSVIMGVLLTTTLYGSAEEKLLDSSNALKNMMRDSKIKIPEKVISGAQAIAVFPGTIEISMFLGGKTGSGVMVVRRSDGSWSNPFFVKLGGAGFGFQLGVEKKDILMIFQSTDAVKKLMNNKITLGVDASVAAGPAGESAGRGSETDFKSEVYTYTKTQGAFVGVSFDGSVMNHDYDQNIELYGNNVTPDQIVESDGLLSSYAIDDFIKTIQKLTSN; encoded by the coding sequence ATGATGAAAAAAATATGGCTTAGTGTGATAATGGGTGTATTACTCACCACAACCCTTTACGGTTCAGCAGAAGAGAAATTATTGGATTCATCCAATGCACTTAAAAATATGATGCGTGATTCAAAGATAAAAATTCCAGAAAAGGTTATATCAGGCGCACAAGCCATTGCTGTTTTCCCAGGAACGATTGAAATCAGTATGTTTTTAGGTGGTAAAACGGGAAGTGGTGTGATGGTTGTCAGACGAAGTGATGGTTCATGGAGTAACCCATTTTTTGTTAAACTTGGTGGTGCTGGATTTGGCTTCCAACTGGGTGTTGAGAAAAAAGATATTTTAATGATTTTCCAAAGTACTGACGCTGTGAAAAAACTGATGAACAACAAAATTACTTTAGGAGTTGATGCTTCTGTTGCTGCTGGACCTGCTGGAGAGAGTGCTGGCAGAGGGAGTGAAACAGACTTTAAATCCGAAGTCTATACCTATACAAAAACACAAGGTGCTTTTGTAGGTGTCTCTTTTGATGGCTCTGTTATGAACCATGATTATGATCAAAATATTGAGCTTTATGGTAACAATGTAACACCAGATCAGATTGTAGAATCCGATGGATTGCTCTCTTCGTATGCGATTGATGATTTCATCAAAACGATACAAAAATTGACAAGCAACTAA
- a CDS encoding ABC transporter ATP-binding protein, protein MHTLYTFKNLFQEIKNYKKELILANVIAFFAVLVSTPVPLLMPMLVDEVLLGKKGFVTHVVDGVFGTSNPAYLYIGIVLVIVVTLRLFFFLLNYLQTKLFTIVSKNIAFKIRKDVLDHLSNVAMNQFEFFGSGKAASLLVTDIETIDNFLGVFVSRLIISVFTIFGVGAVLLMIHWQLGLFILILNPVVILFTTKLAKKVAKLKKEQNKAFELFQEALSETLDMFVQIRATNKERLFFDKVEDHAQTIKKSSIIFGYKSDGASRLSFLIFLSGFELFRAASIFVVAYSDLSIGSMLAIFGYLWVMMPPIQDILNIQYTYHNAGKALDRINEILSLKTEERGLHVKNPFVKNSTNAIDVNGVSFSYDGGKQVLEEINLHIPKGSKIAIIGASGSGKTTLAHLLVGLYPLESGDILFDGISVKEIGLDVVRDHLFLVLQNPQLFNASMAQNLMIDEKTDKTLVHQALRIAQLESFVDELPDGLQTQIGKHGIKLSGGQRQRLSIARMVLQNPNVVILDESTSALDVHTEAKLFNALENYLEGKTTIIIAHRLSTIKKADFIYVMDKGRIVESGTQEELMRQEGAFYEYVVQNRRSKNDEKNMA, encoded by the coding sequence ATGCACACACTCTACACTTTCAAAAATCTTTTTCAAGAGATAAAAAACTATAAAAAAGAGCTTATTCTAGCCAATGTGATCGCTTTTTTTGCTGTGCTTGTGAGTACGCCTGTACCTCTTTTAATGCCTATGTTGGTGGATGAAGTCTTGCTGGGTAAAAAAGGGTTTGTGACACATGTTGTCGATGGTGTTTTTGGGACATCCAATCCTGCTTATCTTTACATTGGTATTGTTTTAGTCATTGTTGTGACGCTAAGACTTTTCTTTTTTCTCTTAAACTACCTGCAAACAAAGCTTTTTACCATTGTTTCTAAAAATATTGCTTTTAAAATTCGTAAAGATGTACTCGATCATTTAAGCAATGTTGCCATGAACCAATTCGAATTTTTTGGCTCAGGTAAAGCTGCTTCACTGCTCGTCACCGATATTGAAACGATTGATAATTTTTTAGGTGTTTTTGTTAGTCGTTTGATCATTTCCGTATTCACTATTTTCGGTGTGGGTGCGGTGCTTTTGATGATTCATTGGCAACTAGGGCTCTTTATTTTGATTCTAAATCCTGTTGTCATTCTTTTTACGACCAAACTGGCAAAGAAAGTTGCAAAGCTTAAAAAAGAGCAAAACAAAGCTTTTGAACTCTTCCAAGAAGCGCTTTCTGAAACGCTTGATATGTTTGTGCAGATTCGTGCTACCAATAAAGAGAGGCTTTTTTTTGATAAAGTCGAAGATCATGCTCAAACGATTAAAAAGAGTTCAATCATTTTTGGCTATAAAAGTGATGGTGCAAGTCGGCTCTCCTTTTTAATTTTTCTCTCAGGTTTTGAGCTTTTCCGCGCAGCAAGTATCTTCGTTGTGGCGTATTCTGATCTTAGTATTGGCTCGATGCTCGCAATTTTTGGTTATTTATGGGTGATGATGCCTCCCATTCAAGATATCTTAAATATTCAATACACGTATCACAATGCGGGCAAAGCATTGGATCGTATTAATGAAATTTTGAGTTTGAAAACCGAAGAGAGAGGATTACATGTAAAGAATCCTTTTGTCAAAAACAGTACCAATGCGATTGATGTTAATGGGGTAAGTTTTAGCTATGATGGTGGAAAACAAGTTCTTGAAGAGATCAATCTGCATATTCCAAAAGGTTCAAAAATCGCTATAATAGGTGCGAGTGGAAGCGGTAAAACGACGCTTGCTCATCTGCTTGTTGGACTTTATCCCCTCGAATCAGGCGATATTTTGTTTGATGGCATTTCGGTGAAAGAGATTGGACTTGATGTTGTGCGCGATCATCTCTTTTTGGTACTGCAAAATCCACAACTTTTCAATGCTTCGATGGCTCAGAACCTGATGATTGATGAAAAAACCGATAAAACTTTAGTGCATCAAGCACTTCGAATCGCTCAGCTAGAGAGCTTTGTTGATGAGTTACCTGATGGTCTGCAAACGCAAATAGGAAAGCATGGCATTAAACTTTCAGGAGGACAGCGACAACGTCTAAGTATTGCGCGTATGGTGCTTCAAAACCCCAATGTGGTTATCTTAGATGAGTCAACATCGGCTTTGGATGTTCATACCGAAGCAAAGCTTTTTAATGCACTTGAAAATTACCTTGAAGGTAAAACGACAATTATCATTGCGCATAGGCTTAGTACGATCAAAAAGGCTGATTTTATCTATGTTATGGATAAAGGAAGAATCGTTGAATCTGGAACACAAGAGGAACTTATGCGTCAAGAAGGCGCATTTTACGAATATGTTGTACAAAATAGAAGGAGTAAAAATGATGAAAAAAATATGGCTTAG
- the rny gene encoding ribonuclease Y: MVLESLAVGGAALASGVAGFFIAKKMEAANYEIHVAQARAKAKAIEHEAELILSSSNIKVKEAELEAKRKYEDRTITLKKEHSEKILELDKKERGYKEELKKITKDREDLQLLQNNANSLFDEGQQLKDEYNIKVNEALLVLERSAGLTQNEAKEIVLAKVEEQSRAEIAHTVRRLEEEAKQDIKRRVNYILAQATTRFAGEFAAERLINVVNIKDDELKGRIIGKEGRNIKTLEMLLGVDIIIDDTPNAIILSSFNLYRRAIATKVIELLVQDGRIQPARIEGIYEKVKDEFDQSLVEEGENIIIDLGITKMHPELVKLIGRLKFRASYGQNALGHSLEVAHLAGIIAAETGGDVLLARRAGILHDIGKALTHETAGSHVDLGAEICRRYKEHDVVINAIFAHHGHEEPTSVESAAVCAADTLSAARPGARREVLESFLKRVQDIEEIAKSKPGIKQVYAINAGREIRVIANAKLINDDEAVLLAKEIAQEIESKVQYPGEIKVNVIRELRAIDFAR, encoded by the coding sequence ATGGTCTTAGAGTCATTAGCGGTCGGTGGAGCTGCTCTAGCAAGCGGCGTTGCAGGATTTTTCATCGCAAAGAAGATGGAAGCTGCAAATTATGAGATACACGTTGCTCAAGCAAGAGCCAAAGCGAAAGCCATTGAACACGAAGCAGAGTTAATCCTTAGTAGCAGTAATATTAAGGTTAAAGAAGCAGAGTTAGAGGCAAAACGTAAATACGAAGATCGTACGATCACGCTTAAAAAAGAGCATTCTGAAAAAATACTAGAGCTTGATAAAAAAGAGCGTGGATACAAAGAAGAGCTCAAAAAAATCACTAAAGATCGTGAAGATCTCCAACTTTTACAAAACAATGCAAACTCACTCTTTGATGAGGGACAACAACTCAAAGATGAGTATAACATTAAAGTCAATGAAGCCCTTTTAGTTTTAGAGCGCTCCGCAGGGCTTACTCAAAATGAAGCCAAAGAGATTGTTTTAGCCAAAGTGGAAGAGCAATCACGTGCAGAAATAGCACACACGGTAAGACGCCTTGAAGAAGAGGCAAAACAAGATATTAAACGTCGTGTTAACTATATTTTAGCGCAAGCAACAACCCGTTTTGCAGGCGAGTTTGCGGCTGAACGTCTCATTAATGTTGTTAATATTAAAGATGATGAACTTAAAGGTCGTATTATTGGTAAAGAGGGTCGCAATATCAAGACTCTTGAGATGCTTTTGGGTGTTGACATTATTATTGACGATACGCCAAATGCGATTATCTTAAGTAGCTTTAACCTCTACCGCCGTGCGATTGCTACCAAAGTCATTGAACTTTTGGTGCAAGATGGCAGAATTCAGCCAGCACGTATTGAGGGTATTTATGAGAAAGTTAAAGATGAGTTTGACCAAAGTTTAGTGGAAGAGGGTGAAAATATCATCATCGATCTTGGTATCACTAAAATGCATCCAGAACTTGTCAAACTTATCGGTCGTCTAAAATTTAGAGCAAGTTACGGTCAAAATGCACTTGGTCACTCACTTGAAGTGGCTCATTTGGCAGGTATTATCGCTGCTGAAACGGGTGGTGATGTACTCCTTGCTAGACGCGCGGGTATTTTACATGATATTGGTAAAGCCTTAACGCATGAAACAGCGGGTAGCCACGTTGATTTGGGTGCTGAAATTTGTCGTCGTTATAAAGAACATGATGTCGTCATCAATGCTATCTTTGCACACCACGGACACGAAGAACCAACTTCGGTTGAATCTGCTGCTGTTTGTGCTGCCGATACACTTTCCGCTGCACGTCCAGGTGCAAGAAGAGAAGTTCTTGAGAGCTTCTTAAAACGTGTTCAAGACATTGAAGAGATTGCAAAAAGTAAACCGGGCATTAAGCAAGTGTATGCCATCAATGCTGGTCGCGAGATCAGAGTTATTGCCAACGCAAAATTGATTAATGATGATGAAGCTGTACTGCTTGCTAAAGAGATTGCTCAAGAGATTGAGAGTAAAGTTCAGTATCCTGGCGAGATTAAAGTCAATGTCATTAGAGAACTTCGCGCTATCGATTTTGCACGTTAA
- a CDS encoding 5-formyltetrahydrofolate cyclo-ligase produces MQKIKFETKSQFRSYARGKLCSVHNAYKRDKIVEKQILEMLKQLKVRSILLYVSLPIEANTRGIIATCRRRKCKVYVPFMEGVSFKMVKWRLPSSRKKFNIEEPKNSFAVKPKIDFAIVPVIGVDGAFKRIGFGKGMYDRFFASLEPKPPILFVQREFCMTQSLLSEEHDIAADIYLTPYKTIIKRGTNGLRVISGRWSCSSKRRCRIFHRKEDGSCKL; encoded by the coding sequence ATGCAAAAAATTAAGTTCGAGACTAAGTCACAATTTCGCTCTTATGCAAGAGGGAAATTGTGTTCGGTTCACAATGCTTATAAGCGTGATAAAATAGTTGAAAAACAAATTTTAGAGATGTTGAAACAGTTGAAAGTACGTTCAATTTTACTCTATGTTTCACTGCCTATTGAAGCCAATACTCGGGGCATTATCGCTACATGTAGACGAAGAAAATGTAAGGTCTATGTTCCGTTTATGGAAGGCGTCAGTTTCAAGATGGTAAAATGGAGATTGCCTTCAAGTAGAAAAAAATTTAACATAGAAGAGCCCAAGAACTCTTTTGCTGTTAAACCAAAAATTGATTTTGCGATAGTGCCTGTCATAGGGGTTGATGGGGCATTCAAAAGAATTGGTTTTGGTAAAGGGATGTACGATCGTTTTTTTGCATCGCTTGAACCTAAACCTCCAATATTATTTGTTCAAAGGGAGTTTTGTATGACACAAAGCCTTTTATCAGAAGAACATGATATTGCAGCTGATATTTATTTAACCCCCTATAAAACTATTATCAAAAGAGGGACAAATGGTCTTAGAGTCATTAGCGGTCGGTGGAGCTGCTCTAGCAAGCGGCGTTGCAGGATTTTTCATCGCAAAGAAGATGGAAGCTGCAAATTATGA
- a CDS encoding TlpA family protein disulfide reductase yields MKFWFALCISCSMLFFNGCSSEKKKTDDNKSVKAKEEVKNEKIVLQDISGKEIVVTSLDKGFSFAGYENKIVLVNFFTTWCPPCKAEIPHLINLQEKYKENFVIISVLLEENKSNEEINSFMKYNNINYVITNSAENFKLAQSAGGVKNIPLMFLYDKNGKYSTHYVGAIPEEMIDADIKKVL; encoded by the coding sequence ATGAAGTTTTGGTTTGCTCTGTGTATCTCTTGCTCGATGCTTTTTTTCAATGGCTGTTCTTCCGAAAAAAAGAAAACAGATGATAATAAATCTGTTAAGGCAAAAGAAGAGGTTAAAAATGAAAAAATTGTGCTTCAAGATATTTCTGGTAAAGAGATTGTTGTCACTTCTCTTGATAAAGGATTTAGCTTTGCTGGATATGAAAACAAAATCGTTTTAGTCAATTTCTTTACCACATGGTGTCCTCCGTGTAAAGCTGAAATTCCTCATCTTATCAACCTTCAAGAAAAATATAAAGAGAACTTTGTCATCATTAGTGTACTTTTAGAAGAGAACAAATCCAATGAAGAGATCAATAGCTTTATGAAATATAACAACATTAATTATGTCATTACAAACAGTGCTGAAAATTTCAAACTGGCGCAAAGTGCGGGTGGCGTTAAAAACATTCCACTCATGTTTTTGTATGACAAAAATGGCAAGTACTCTACGCACTATGTAGGCGCTATTCCTGAAGAGATGATCGACGCTGACATCAAAAAAGTACTTTAA
- the ftsY gene encoding signal recognition particle-docking protein FtsY, translating into MFSFIKKGLDKTLGAIKEILPEKVEKIDKTLLEEILIESDIPYELVEEIIYYLPPSQTVAREDVRRVLKAYFKYETSPLVETLQTPFVELIIGVNGAGKTTTIAKLAHNYKKENQSVLLGAADTFRAAAIEQLKIWAEKIDVGIIYTQQGHDPSAVAYDTISSAVAKKIDHVIIDTAGRLHNQVNLANELKKIVRICDKALTGAPHRKILILDGTQGTSAINQARAFHEMISVDAIIITKLDGTAKGGSLFGIAKALELPIIYVGVGEGRDDLIPFNADDYIDTILDSIFTQTNG; encoded by the coding sequence ATGTTTAGCTTTATTAAAAAAGGGCTAGATAAAACCCTTGGAGCGATTAAAGAGATATTGCCTGAAAAAGTCGAGAAGATTGATAAAACGCTTTTAGAAGAGATATTAATAGAATCCGACATTCCTTATGAACTGGTTGAAGAAATCATCTACTATCTTCCCCCTTCCCAAACCGTAGCCCGTGAAGATGTTAGACGCGTTCTCAAGGCCTATTTTAAATACGAGACTTCGCCTTTGGTCGAAACACTCCAAACCCCTTTTGTGGAACTGATTATTGGGGTTAATGGTGCTGGTAAAACCACCACCATTGCCAAATTAGCGCACAACTACAAAAAAGAGAACCAAAGTGTACTTTTGGGTGCTGCTGATACCTTTAGAGCGGCTGCCATTGAACAGCTTAAAATTTGGGCTGAGAAGATTGATGTAGGCATCATCTATACGCAACAAGGGCATGATCCCTCCGCTGTAGCATACGATACCATCAGTTCTGCGGTTGCCAAAAAAATCGATCATGTCATCATCGACACGGCTGGACGTTTGCACAACCAAGTCAATCTTGCCAATGAGCTGAAAAAAATTGTACGCATTTGCGATAAAGCGCTTACCGGTGCACCGCATCGTAAAATTTTGATCTTAGATGGAACACAAGGCACTTCGGCTATCAACCAAGCTAGAGCCTTTCACGAGATGATTAGCGTTGATGCTATTATCATCACAAAGCTTGATGGTACAGCAAAAGGTGGCTCACTTTTTGGTATTGCCAAAGCATTGGAACTTCCTATTATTTATGTGGGTGTGGGAGAAGGAAGAGATGATCTGATTCCTTTTAACGCAGATGATTACATCGACACTATTTTAGACTCTATTTTCACTCAAACCAATGGCTAA
- the radA gene encoding DNA repair protein RadA, translating to MAKKQILFECQACGHQSAKWLGKCPNCGAWDEYIELSDKQIEVLKEINSKPTTNTQSNAIPITEVSFEHIERYSSGDRELDLVLGGGIVQGSLTLIGGSPGVGKSTLLLKIAGNLAKEGKKVLYVSGEESSSQIKLRANRVDSNYPNLYLLPEIRLDTIFKELEKHAFEVLIIDSIQTIYSEKIASAPGSVSQVREITFELMRFGKEKNIAIFIIGHITKEGSIAGPRVLEHMVDTVLYFEGDSSRELRLLRGFKNRFGTTSEVGIFEMTKAGLVSAKDISKKFFTRGKAQAGSAITVLMEGSRPIVLEVQALVSDSGYPNPKRSATGYELNRLTMLLALLERKLDLPFNQYDVYINIAGGIKISETSADLAIIAAIISSYRNRPISKDTIFIGEVSLIGDVRDIFNLDLRLKEAKSQQFEKAVVPSLPLEQIEGIKCYNIDEVSKLIEWM from the coding sequence ATGGCTAAAAAACAGATTCTTTTTGAGTGCCAAGCCTGTGGGCATCAAAGTGCCAAGTGGCTTGGTAAATGCCCAAATTGTGGTGCATGGGATGAGTATATTGAGCTGAGCGATAAACAGATAGAAGTCCTTAAAGAGATTAACTCTAAGCCTACGACAAATACCCAAAGTAATGCTATTCCTATCACCGAAGTGAGTTTTGAACATATTGAGCGCTACAGCTCGGGTGATCGAGAACTGGATTTAGTCCTAGGTGGAGGCATCGTTCAAGGAAGCCTTACGCTTATTGGTGGAAGCCCAGGGGTAGGTAAATCAACCCTCCTTTTAAAAATTGCGGGAAACCTTGCCAAAGAGGGTAAAAAAGTTCTTTACGTCAGTGGAGAAGAGTCTTCAAGTCAGATTAAACTTCGTGCAAACCGTGTGGACAGTAATTATCCCAATCTCTATTTACTTCCAGAAATCAGACTAGACACCATTTTTAAAGAGCTGGAAAAACACGCTTTTGAAGTCTTAATTATAGATTCTATCCAAACGATTTATAGCGAAAAAATCGCTTCTGCCCCAGGGAGTGTTTCGCAAGTGCGAGAGATTACGTTTGAATTGATGCGCTTTGGAAAAGAGAAAAATATTGCTATTTTTATTATTGGTCATATAACCAAAGAAGGCTCTATCGCAGGACCTCGCGTGTTGGAACATATGGTCGATACCGTTCTTTACTTTGAGGGTGACTCTTCACGTGAACTAAGACTGCTTCGTGGCTTTAAAAACCGCTTTGGGACAACGAGTGAAGTGGGCATCTTTGAGATGACCAAGGCGGGATTAGTGAGTGCAAAAGATATTTCTAAAAAGTTTTTTACCAGAGGCAAAGCGCAAGCAGGCTCTGCTATCACTGTTTTAATGGAAGGCAGCCGCCCAATTGTTTTAGAAGTGCAAGCATTGGTCAGCGATAGCGGTTATCCAAACCCAAAACGCAGTGCTACAGGCTATGAACTTAACCGCTTAACCATGCTTTTAGCACTGTTAGAGCGAAAGCTTGATCTGCCGTTTAACCAGTACGATGTTTACATTAACATCGCTGGAGGCATTAAAATCAGCGAAACATCGGCTGATCTTGCCATTATTGCAGCCATTATTAGCTCGTATCGCAATCGTCCTATCAGTAAAGATACGATTTTCATTGGGGAAGTCTCCTTAATTGGCGATGTGCGCGATATTTTCAACCTTGATCTTAGACTTAAAGAAGCGAAGTCGCAGCAGTTTGAAAAAGCAGTCGTCCCATCCCTTCCCTTAGAGCAAATCGAGGGAATCAAGTGTTATAATATTGATGAAGTTTCAAAATTGATCGAATGGATGTAA
- the fliL gene encoding flagellar basal body-associated protein FliL, giving the protein MAGKKPEDGDTSVEKKPKGNMVLIIVIALLVVILIGGGAAAFLMLGGSHEEAAPTQTQDVKAEKKKSSSKKSTDHLAIGPMYPMAQFVVNLLSESGNRFLKVAVDLELSDAKLQPEMDHKKSLIRDIIIRTFSSKTFEEISTLKGKDKLKEEVLDKINENLSDGQVKNIYFTDFVVQ; this is encoded by the coding sequence ATGGCTGGCAAAAAACCTGAAGATGGCGATACAAGCGTTGAAAAAAAACCTAAAGGCAATATGGTTCTCATCATTGTCATTGCGTTATTAGTAGTGATCCTCATTGGTGGTGGAGCTGCTGCATTTTTGATGCTTGGTGGTAGCCATGAAGAGGCAGCGCCAACTCAAACACAAGATGTTAAAGCTGAGAAGAAAAAAAGTAGTAGTAAAAAATCAACCGATCATTTAGCAATCGGACCAATGTACCCAATGGCACAGTTTGTTGTGAACTTGCTCAGTGAAAGCGGTAACCGCTTTTTAAAAGTTGCTGTTGATTTAGAGCTAAGCGATGCTAAACTTCAACCTGAAATGGATCATAAAAAATCGTTGATTAGAGACATTATCATTCGTACATTCTCGTCTAAAACCTTTGAAGAGATTAGCACACTGAAGGGTAAAGACAAACTCAAAGAAGAAGTCCTTGATAAAATCAATGAAAATCTTTCCGATGGACAAGTCAAAAACATCTACTTTACAGACTTTGTGGTTCAATGA
- the acpS gene encoding holo-ACP synthase, with protein MIGIDLVSIERITKLKERFGDKALTKFLTTEEITLAKSDATAAGFYAAKEAVSKALGIGISEKCGFFDIKIYKDARNAPYFTLSRHLIDAYEITDFSLSITHDNGFAIAVAVIEGKKNTQQLWH; from the coding sequence ATGATCGGTATAGACCTCGTTTCGATTGAACGTATAACAAAACTCAAAGAGCGCTTTGGAGACAAGGCGCTCACTAAATTTTTAACTACGGAAGAAATAACTCTCGCTAAAAGTGATGCTACTGCTGCTGGATTTTATGCCGCGAAAGAGGCTGTTTCAAAAGCCCTTGGTATTGGCATTAGTGAAAAATGTGGATTTTTTGATATAAAAATTTATAAAGATGCACGAAACGCACCCTACTTTACGCTTTCACGTCATTTAATTGATGCGTATGAGATTACTGATTTTTCACTCTCAATTACACACGACAATGGTTTTGCTATCGCGGTAGCGGTCATTGAAGGCAAAAAAAATACCCAACAACTTTGGCACTAA
- the thiS gene encoding sulfur carrier protein ThiS, translating into MQLIINGEKKESRAKTIQELIDELSIESKVMAAAVNMNVVKKELWESHKLCENDKVEFLQFVGGGA; encoded by the coding sequence ATGCAACTGATTATTAACGGTGAAAAAAAAGAGAGTAGGGCTAAAACGATTCAAGAGCTTATTGATGAATTGAGTATTGAAAGTAAAGTAATGGCAGCTGCGGTAAACATGAATGTTGTCAAAAAAGAGTTGTGGGAAAGCCACAAGCTTTGTGAAAATGATAAAGTAGAGTTTTTACAGTTTGTCGGTGGTGGCGCTTAG